GGAAGTAAAACTGCTTACTTCGGTATTCCAGGACTAGAAGAAAACAGCATGGTATTAAAATCTGCTGCTGATGCAAATAAAATCTACAAACACGTTGAAGACCGTATTCGTGAATACGCGAAAACGAAAAACGAAGCTGATGCTACAATCGTAATCGGTGGTGGCGGATTAACTGGCGTTGAGCTAGTTGGTGAGCTTGCTGACATTATGCCTAAACTTGCAAAAAGCCACGGCGTAAATCCAAAAGAAGTTAAACTTCTTCTTGTTGAAGCAGGTCCTAAAATCCTTCCAGTATTACCAGACCACTTAATCGAACGTGCAACTACTAGCCTAGAAGCACGCGGCGTTACATTCTTAACTGGTCTTCCTGTAACAAACGTTGCTGGCAATGAAATCGACTTAAAAGACGGTCAAAAACTTGTTGCTAACACATTCGTTTGGACGGGCGGCGTACAAGGTAACCCACTAATCGGTGAATCAGGTCTTGAAGTAAACCGTGGCCGTGCAACAGTTGATGCACACCTACAATCTACTTCTCACAAAGACGTATTCGTTGCTGGAGACAGCGCTGTTGTCTTTGCTGAAGACGGTCGTCCATACCCACCAACTGCACAGATCGCTTGGCAAATGGGTGAGTTAATTGGATACAACTTATACGCAGCACTAGAAGGCAAAGCATTCGAAGAGTTCGCACCTGTAAACTCTGGAACACTTGCTAGTCTAGGACGTAAAGATGCTGTTGCTACAATCGGAGCAAGCAATACTCCGCTTAAAGGCCTACCAGCATCATTAATGAAAGAAGCAAGTAACGTTCGTTACTTATCACACATTAAAGGTCTATTCAGCTTAGCTTACTAATCTGAATATAAGCCCGAATCATGCCCTGCATGGTTCGGGCTATTTTTATCCCGCTATTTGCGGGCTTGTAAAACTTCCACCTTAAAATCCAGTGAATACAGGGATGAAGTTGGAAGATTAACTGCCCGTAAAAGCCCGATTGGTTCAACTAATAATCAGTGGGGATGAACATCCCCCCACTGATTAAAGTTTCACTTTATCCGTAATTTTCTCTAACTTATTTATTCGGCAGAAGAATAATATAACCCTTTTAATTATCTAAATTTACTGATTATTTTATGTCCAAATTGTGTATACGAAAAGATGGAAGTATTCTTCCTACTCCCATCCTTTCACACAAACTATTCTCCTAACTTCACAAGGCTGTAGTTCTTCTTCCCTTTACGAATAATAATAAATCGTCCATCAAATGAATTTTCTACAGTTACATCCGTACCCACATCTGTTACTTTTTCACCATTCATAGATATAGCTCCATTATTAATGTCTTCACGTGCTTGTCTTCTAGATGGCTCAATTCCTAAATCAACTAGCCATTCCACGATGTTTTTCGTCTCTTTTGAAGACTCGAATGTTGGCATTTCTTTAAATCCTTGTTCAATTTCATCAGCTGTTAACGATTTAATATCTCCACTAAATAACGCTGCTGTAATTTTCACAGCTTGCGAAAATGCATCTTCCCCATGAACGAATTTCGTCATTTCTTCCGCTAATACTTTTTGTGCTTCACGTTTATGCGGCTCTGTTTCTACCTTCACTGACAATTCATCAATACGCTCTTTCGTTAAGAACGTAAAGTATTTCAAGTATTTAACTACATCACGGTCATCTGTATTCACCCAGAACTGGTAAAATTCAAATGGTGTTGTTTTTTCGGGATCAAGCCAGACAGCGCCGCCTGCTGATTTACCAAACTTCGTACCGTCTGATTTCAATAATAACGGAATCGTTAATCCGAATACTCTCGCTTCATGCCCTTCTAACTTACGAATTAAATCTAAACCACTCGTAATATTTCCCCATTGGTCACTACCACCAATTTGCAGTTGAACATCTTCTTTCGTGTATAAGTGATGGAAGTCCATCGCTTGTAAAATTTGGTACGTAAATTCTGTGAAAGAAATTCCTGTGTCTAAACGACTTGCTACAATATCCTTCGCTAACATGCTATTTATACTAAAGTTTTTTCCGTAATCACGTAAAAACTCAATAATGTTTATTTCATGTGTCCAGTCGTAGTTATTTACCATCTTCACTTCGCTATTCCCGCCGAAATCAAATAGCTTTTTCATTTGTGCTGTTAACGCATCCACATTATGCTGGACTACTTCTAACGTTTGCAGTTGACGCTCTGATTGACGTCCACTCGGATCACCAATTGTTCCTGTTGCCCCGCCAATTAAAATAACAGGATGATGACCAGCTAATTGGAATCTCTTCATCATCATAAACGGAATCAAATGTCCGATATGCATACTATCACCAGTCGGATCCACTCCGCAGTATAGTGAAATCTTTTTCTCTTCTACTAGTTTACGTAAACCTTCTTCATCTGTCTGTTGATTCACAGCGCCGCGCCATTCTAATTCATCAATGATATTCATCTTTTGTCATCCCCTTTATTTTTAAAAACAAAAAGCCCCTATGTCTACGATAGACATAGGGACGATTATTCACCGTGTTACCACCCAGTTTGCATAAATAGCATAGCTACTCATACCACTCTTAGCAATAATATCGATTGCTACTCCGCTTAGCGTTACCTAAGATACTCCAGAGTGTAATTCACAAGTTTGTTTGTGCTAGGTTCCAGCAACCCCTAGCTCTCTTTGATAACAGTGACAAACTGCTACTGGGCTCTTTCAACGTATATTATTTGTTAAATTATTAGCCATTATATTGAATTAAAAACAAAATGTCAACAATACCCAAATATTATTTCGAAATAATTCATACTTTATACGCTTTTTATTCAAAGATTATTGTAGATCTTCTCCAATAATCCTTACTTCTCGCTCTAATTTCACACCGAATTTTTCTTCAACAGTTTTTTGTACGAAATGAATTAAATCGATATAATCTTGTGCAGTTCCGTTATCAACATTCACCATAAATCCAGCGTGTTTTAAAGAAACTTCCACTCCGCCAATTCGCTTACCTTGCAGTCCTGATTCTTGAATAAGCTTACCTGCAAAATTATTTGGTGGACGCTTAAATACACTACCACATGAAGGATACTCTAACGGTTGTTTTGATTCACGCTTAAACGTTAAATCATCCATTTTTTCCTTAATCTCTTCACGTACACCTTCTTCAAGTTCAAACTTCGCTTCAAGAATAATATAATGATTATTCGCAAACACACTCTTACGATATCCAAATTCAAATTCGTCTTTCGTTAAAGTGCATAGCTCTCCATCACCTGTCATTACAACTGCTTCTGTTAATACATAAGCTACTTCACCGCCATATGCACCAGCATTCATATATAACGCTCCACCAACTGAACCTGGAATACCACAAGCAAACTCAAGTCCTGTTAGAGCATGTTCTAACGCAATTCGTGACACATCAATAATTGCTGCACCACACCCAGCTACAATCGTCGTTCCTGTCACAGTAACACCTGTAATATGAATTAAACTTACTGTAATCCCGCGAAGACCACCGTCTTTAATAATAACATTCGATCCGTTTCCTAAAAACGTAACTGGAATATTATATTGGTTAGCATACTTTATCACTTCTTGAATCTCATCATAATTAGTAGGCGCAACAAATACATCTGCTTTCCCACCCACTTTAATGTGCGTATGATTTTTTAGCATTTCATCTTTCTTTACATGACCTTCAGGCAATACCGTACTTAAATATTTATAAACCTCTTGCATATTCATTTTACGATTCCTCTATTTCTATAATCTTTTTATCCCGCTAGCAACGGGCCCATAATATCCCCACATAAAAAATACAATACAAATCCAAAGCTAAAGTGGTGGATACAGTGTACCTAAAATCAATTCGAGACACCTATAAACCTCTTAAATTATAAGAGGTGCCACTCATATTAAAATATATATCGCATAATAAAGCAACCCAAATGGACTACTAAACTCGACATGTAACCATATAGACAACAATTTGTAAAATATATAGGTTTTACAAAGTAATATCCTTCAATATCTTACTATACCACACGAAAATAAAGTGGTATTTTTTTGTAATCTTTACTTTATTTTCTTCAATAAAAAAGATGCTCTTACCTACGTAAGAGCATCCCTTTCATTTCCTCTTTAACTAATTTTATCTCGTCCACCTTCCCCCTCCCTTCACTTATTAGATAATCCGCGATACCTTTTATTCCATACAAAAGAGCACATCCAACAGAATGTGCCCTTTCTATACTTTTTAACTTATTTTTCGTTCTCTTCTTTTTCCTTATCAAACCATAACAGCTCATCATCATCAACTTCACCATTATAATTGATTAGAATCTCTTCTCCCGCTTTTATATCTTTGTAAGCAAAGAAGTTAAACATATGATTCTCAAAGACAATATCATACGTTGCATTCGGCTTATATGAATGATTAAATAACATGCCGTATCCTAAAAGGAATGCCGTATGATTTACCCCATACTCAAATGCGTAGTCAGCAAGTAACGTTTTCTCAATGTGCTCATGCTGTTCATTCGGATAAGAGATAACTGGTGCTGAGTGTATCAACTCACCCTTTTTAATATCACGAGTTGCAAATACACCTCTATTAAATTCTCCATCACTAAGTTCAGAAGTCTTAACTTCAATCATATGCGTCACCTATATATTTCTTTCTTCGAAGTATTTTTCTCCTTAAGCTTGGCAGAAAACGCGGAGAAAAGCAATTAAATTCCTACCAAGTATAAAAAGAGCACATTATTTGTGCTCTTTTTAGGTGATATTATTTTCTAGAATATCTTATAACGACAACTTCACCCGTTAGAAGATATTCTATGAAGCCCCACGTATCAATTACTTCAACTTAAATACCGCACTAACTGGGTTATGATCACTGTTTTCAAACTTTAAGTCTTTCCCTTGTACATTTACAATTTCAACATTCGGCGAAACGATAAAGCCATCAATAATAGTGACAAAGTTTTCACCTTCCACATATTTCTTCACATCATCCCTTACCGTCATAACAGATGGATCTACAGCCCATTGGAATCCTCCATCTGCGAAGCCCTTCGGTAACTCTACTAGCCATTCAGGACGCTCTTTCACAAACTTAGGATCACTTAGTTGGACATTAGAAAGTAACTGGTTCCAATCTCCACCTAATATTACGTAATCACCGTTTTGATAACACTTGTTCATATATTCTTTTAAATACTCTGCTTGTTGCTTTCTAATTTTTCCGCCCTCATCATAAGCAGATAAATGTATGTTTACGAGCCTAACATACTTCCCATTATCAACAGGGATTTTATGTTCAACAATCGCACGATCTAAATCGAATAAACGCTTCGGCCAAGGCTCCATTCCGGGTAGTTGGAACCGCGTTGCTGTTTGAACTGTGTATTTAGAAAATGTACTTAATCCGCCCTCAGCATATCCCATCGGCTTTGTGACTGGGACAGGAACCCACTTAGTATCGTAGTTCTTCCCAAATGACGAAGCATAATCAGGTAATCCTTTTTTCAAAAACTCATGTTCATTTACATCAAATGATCGGTGGGATTTTATATCAACTTCTTGCAATAACGTAAAATCACTATTCTCATTTTGTAAAAATGAAAGCATCTTCTTTAAGTTTACTTCAGTCTGTTCTTTACTACTCGAACCAGAACCCTTTCCTCCGTCCATAAAGAAGTCTTGGTCTTTATCTAATCCAGCGTATCCAATATTAAATGTTGTAACTTTAAATTCATTTCCTGGCTGCAGTACACGCTCTTTATTGTTTTCAACCTTTACGTCTAAAACATTTGCTGGCTGTTCTTTTGTAAGTGTCATATAAGCTAAAAAGCCACCTAGAATACCAGCTATTATTAAAATAAAGATTAATACTATTTTTAAAAATTTCTTCAACACACATGACCCCTTTTTATTAAATAACGTTTTATTTATCTGTATTTTCAGTTAAATAAAGATAAATTAAAGACACAAGAAATATTTTACCATAAAGAAAACTTGTTATCATTATATTTAGCTAACAAATAATCGTTGTATCCCTCACTGCAATTATCTTGAAATTCAATCATAACATTTACGAAAGCAAGACTGGAATGTAATTACAACCCACAACAGAGAAATTACACCTTCAGAGAATATAACAGATCCTACTTTCTGAACTTTTCATTAACATATTTATTGGTAATCCAAAATAATATTTAGTACACTGTAAATAGAACTTATAGGCGATGGAGTTCGCCATAACTGCTATGTAGCTAATGACTCCTACCAGTACAACTACTGGTAGGAGTCTATTTTTTTTGAGTAAACTATTAGAGAGGTGAAGAAATTGAAATATATTATTGTTGGCATAGCCGGTATATTAGGAGCTCTTTCCCGTTATTATTTAGGTTTTACTATCGATACGCTTTGGCATCATTCATTACCACTTGCTACATTAACAATTAACTTAATTGGCTGTTTCTTACTCGCTTTGTTGACCACCTATATCGCCCGGTTAAACATCTTATCTTCCGAAGTTATTACAGGGATTGGAACAGGGTTTATCGGTTCATTTACGACGTTTTCAACATTTAGCGTCGAAACTGTAAAACTAATCAATTATTCTGAGCTAGGTATCGCCTTTTTATATGTATTATGCAGCATGTTAGGTGGTCTAATTATGTCTGGGCTTGGCTATAAACTTGGAGATTTTTTACTACAAAAACACCTTGAGGAAGGTGAACTATCATGATTAATGCTTTATTAGTAGCAACAGGAGGGTTCTTCGGTGCTATTACACGATTTGCAATTAGTAATTGGTTTAAAGAAAGAAATAAAACTTCATTTCCAATTGCTACATTTCTCATTAATATAACAGGAGCATTTTTACTCGGATATATAATTGGCAAAGGGATAACTACAAGTTGGCAACTATTATTAGGCACTGGATTCATGGGTGCCTTTACTACATTCTCAACGTTTAAATTAGAATCCATTCAGCTTTTCAACCGTAAAAACTATCGCGTACTACTTCTATATTTAAGCACTACTTATATAATCGGTATCACATTCGCATTCCTTGGGATGAAGTTAGGCGGAATATAAAAAAGAAAGCGACTCTTATCGGTCGCTTTCTTTCATAAAAAGTATGTTGCCCCATATGGAATTGAAAATAAACCAGCTGGATACACATTATAATGTACGATTTGCATCGGAGGCTGTGTATACGGCATATACTGACTCTGCATCATTTGCTCTACCTGCGCTTGTTGTTGCATCTGAATAGCCTGATGCACTGCCTGAATTGTCCCCTGTGCCCCGGCCAATGTAATAGCCGGCCCTACTTGTCTTTCAGTGTAAAAATAATGGTTCATCATTATTCAGCTCACTTTTTATACAGAATGAATTCCTCTTACATGTTATGTTCACATACAATGCAAGTGTTTTAAATTTACATAAAACATGTTTTTAGCCCAACCCATACATCAAACACCTTCATAGAGTATATAAATGCCCACAAATATATGAAAAGGAGTGAGAATATGAGTTTCTACGAACAACAGCCTTTTACTCAAGATAACTATTATCGAGATCAACATTGGCATCCCCAAAATCCACTAAAACACCAAACAATCGCTATAATTGGTCCTGCTGTTTCTCACGGATTACGTGAAGCTGCTCATCTCGGCTATCAACACGCATTAACCGAAGCTGTCGCTATCGGCTACTTACTTGGAAGAGGTTACGATTATAACACCGCTTGGAAAACCGTTGAATCTTGGTGGAGACCACCAGGATCCCCGCTTCCTACTCCATACTAAAGTGAAAAGACCGTAAATATACGGTCTTTTCACTTTAGCATGCTTTCTTTTTTTGAAGCATCGAGAAAATAGCCATGAACAAAATCGCAATAATTCCAGTAAAAACAAATAAATAAGCTAATGGAATTAAGAAAAATGGTTCCACTAAAGTTCCATCCAGCTTCACTTCCGAACCAATTATATTAAACATAATTATACATAACACTCCTAAAAATATCGGACTAGCCGCTAATAAATATTTGTTTTTCATAATATATTCTCCTTCAATTTCATAATTAATTTTTTGTATTCCTTTTCACTATTCTTACTACCATCATAATAAATCCAACAACATTACAAGTCAACAATTATTTATTGTTTTACAATAAATAATTGTTGTTTAAAATAAAAAAGAGACTATAGACAATCATCGTCTATAGCCTCTTCACTCCATTATTTCACTCTAAAATATTCTTTTTGGAACATACACATTCTTATCGCATTATGGTAGTTACCATCAACGAAAAACTCGTCTAAAAGCTCACCTTCCACCATAAATCCAACTTTTTTATAAACATGTACAGCCTTTTCATTCTCTTTATCAACAACTAAGTAAAGTTTATGCATATTTAATACTGAAAAAGCGTAATCCATCGCTAAACGCGTCGCTTCCGCTGCATAACCATGTCCTTGATAATTCGGATCAATAATAATTTGGAATTCAGTTCTTCGATGAATATAATCGATTTCCACTAACTCGACTAATCCAACCATCTCATTATCTTTCTCCAGGATAAAACGGCGTTCACTTTGATCATGTATATGTTTATCATATAAATCCTGTAGTTCTACAAAAGCCTCATAGGGCTCTTCAAACCAATAAGACATAATATGTGCGTTATTATTAAGTTCGTGTACAAACTTTAAATCTTCCCGTTCTAAAGGACGCAACTTTAATTCCTGACTCATTTCTATAACCTCCAAGTAAAATAACCTCTTCACTTAATTTCTCAATTTTTTTCGATTTCAAACGCCCTATTTACATTGTAAACTTTCAAGTAACTTGAAGGTCAAGATGAAAAAGTAGTGCAAACTTATGTCTGCACTACTACTCTTTTCTCAAATCTCTCATATTTGATATGTATAAAGCAATAACTAAAACAAGAATGGATCCTGCATATAATAACGTCTCCATCGGTTCCTCATGAGATACAATAATCAGTCGAATTAAAGCCGTAATCCCTATATAAATAAAATAGCGTAACGGAAAATGGTAGTTCGATTTAAAATACTTAATAATTAATGCGATGAACTCAAAGTATAAGAAGTAGACAATGATACTTTCAACTAATTTATAAGATGTATACTTCTTCGCCGAAAATATGTATTGAATAAACGTGATTGTCTCATTAATTAAAAAGATAGATAAAACAATGGACAATATAATTAGCGCTATATTTAATATCCACTGCAAAACACTAGCTATAACATGATCGATATTAAATGACTTCATTTTCTCTTTAGACTCTCCTTCATATAAGTACTTATTTATTATAGCAAAATTATCATTGGAAAGAAGTTAAATCATATATTCGTCCTTTGTTTTCCCCTGTGTAGGGGATATTCATTGTTTGGAGGAGTCTTTTAACCGCAGAGCTAGATTGCATATTAAGAAAGTCCCTCAATTTGCTATTAGTAGTTATCATGTCAATCAGAAGTGTGTAATCTTGTAAAGCACGTAAATGAGCATGTTTAGACGTACTATTACAGTTTGAGCAACGCCATCCCTGTTTTTCTTTTAACATTGCCATTGTAAAACATTCCTCACACTGTACTCCCCTGAGCAATTCCTCTTTTTTAATTTTATATTGTGCAAGAATATTTTGTCGCTGTGGAAAGTTCTCATTCATAATTTGATTTATAAGTCCTTTTGTATTACCAATTGCTTCTTCTTTATATTGATTTTCAATTTGTTTGATTCTATTAGGTAAATTTGCACCGTGGATAATTTTACTAGGAAGTATTTCATCTGAAGTTTTAATAATTGTACGAGGTGAACTAATTACAACGAGGGATTCAATCGAGATATTATATAAACCATGCAAACTCAGCCATTTTCTCAACTGCACCTCTTGCCGCTTCAGTTGTAAAATCGGATCTGGGAAACCTTCTTCCGAAGTACCATCTGCTATTCGAATGAGCTGATTAAACTTTGCATCAAAGATTAATGTACCAATAATATTTTTTATTTCAAGAAAAAGAAGAAAACGTGAGGAAACTATGAGGGTATCAATTTGGAAATAATGTTTCTGATCAAACAACCTAATATCATGTAAAATACTGTATTCTGTTTCAGATAAGAAACTAAGCGGATATTCAATCGCCTGCTCTCCTTTATAACCAGCCATAAATTTTGCTAGATTTTCAGCCACCATATTCCTTTTGGGATGATGGGTAGGCAATCTTCTAAGGAGAGCGTCTAACTGGAGCAAATATACGGGCATTTTCCTCTCTTTCACAATCATTTTTATTCCCCCTCCAAAATATATCAGCGATTTTTCAAATATATCGGCATAACTCCAAATATATCAGCGATTTTCGAAATATATCGACTTACCGACAAAAAACGACACACACATCAAAAGCCTATACACAGTATAGCATCACATCAAAAATCGCACTGTACTCATAATGTTAATCCCCCCATTTGATTATGGCATTTTCAAAATGAAAGAGTAACATTCACCGCATGTAAAATTCCTTTTTATAAATATGAAAAAATTTTAGGAATTAGTTTATCTTTTTTTAATGATTTATTTAGAGGGAGTTTATACTCGGCTATTAACATAATAAACGTAGTAACTACTTTCAGAAAGACAAACTATTACTATAATCGCAAACCGTACTACTTAAATTCATAAAATGAGGAGACGATACAAAATGAACAAAAAAACGAAAGCACTATCATCCATACTGCTCGGATTCACATTAGCATTAACAGGTTGCGCTGATACTAAAGCCGAAGAAAATCATAGTAAACAAAAACAAGAACAAACTGCTAAAGAGACAAAAAAGGAAAATAAGTTAACTAAAGGGCAAAAAATGGCTAACATTCTTAGCGAGACAAATTGGCAAGGTACAAGAGTGTATGACAAAGATAAGAATGACTTAACAAAAGAAAATGCAAACTTCATTGGTCTGGCAAAATATGATGCAAAGTCAGGAAGATATGAATTTTTTGATGCGAAGACAGGTTCAAGTCGTGGCGATAAAGGAACTTTCTTTGTCACAAATGATGGGAAGAAGAGAATATTAATTTCAGAATCAATGAAGTATCAAGCTGTTGTTGACATGACAAAGCTAAATAAAAATGTATTTACGTATAAACGAATGGGGAAAGATGCTAACGGTAAAGATGTAGAAGTTTTCGTTGAACATGTTCCATATAAAGAAAAAGAACTTTCTTTCACGGATCCGGACAAGCAATTGAACTCTACTACAGGCGATATCGTTAAAAACGTTGACGGAGATAAAATTTTAGGTGGAACCCTTTGGCATGGAACAAAGGTATTAGATGAGGCTGGTAATGATGTAACACAATTTAATTCGAATTTTATAAGTCTAGCAAAATTCGATGACAAGTCTAATAAATATGAGTTCTTCAATAGTGAAACAGGTCAAAGCCGCGGTGACTATGGCTACTTCGATGTTTTACATGAAAATAAAATAAGAGCTCATGTATCGATTGGTAATAACAAATATGGTGCCGCTCTTGAACTTACCGAACTGAATAATAATAAATTTACGTATAAAAGAACTGGTAAAGACCAAGCTGGTAAGGACATAACGATATTTGTTGAACATGAACCTTATAAAGGTGATGTTAAACCACAATTTAGTTTTTAATAAAGTTTGATTAAAAATCCTGTACTGAGCTGCAGGATTTTTCTTATTAAGCAAGAGGACGAAAAGAAAACAGATATACCAGACACAGAAATTAAATCTTATGAAGAAGTACAGAAAAGCTTATTTACCTGCAAAAACAAAAGAAAATTTAGGTGTAAAATAAATTTCTAAAAGTAAAAGGATCATCAATTAATTGATGATCCTTTTACTTTCCTTAGTGATAAAGTGTTAAATCATACTTCCTTCCTTTACTCTCACCGGTATATAGCACTTCCAATACTTGAAGTAACCTTTTCACGATTGAGCTTGATTGCACATTCAGAAGCTCTTCCAACTCACTATTATTAATCGCCTTTTCAATAAGACGTGTTTAATCTTGTAAAATACACTTATGTGCATAGTTAGAAACACTATTACAACTTGAACACTGCCATCCTTTTTTCACCTTAACCGATGAATGTTTTTTCGTGCATAATAAAAAAAATAAAAAATTCCTGTCACAAAACTCGTTATTCCGGGTTCTCTATAATACAGGCATCAAATGAGAGTGAGGTTTTAACTGACATGTTAAAAATAAAAAAGGAAGAAAGGCCTGTTTCGGATGTGACATTTGAAGATTTGTTTAAACAAAACTATGTTTACGTTGTGAAACAGATCGTATGGAT
This genomic interval from Bacillus cereus contains the following:
- a CDS encoding NAD(P)/FAD-dependent oxidoreductase, with the protein product MSKQIVILGAGYGGLLAALNVRKYYSKSEAQVTVINQYPTHQIITELHRLAAGNVAEQAIAMPLTKLFKGKDIDLKIATVESFSVDSKEIKLAGGTTLSYDALVVALGSKTAYFGIPGLEENSMVLKSAADANKIYKHVEDRIREYAKTKNEADATIVIGGGGLTGVELVGELADIMPKLAKSHGVNPKEVKLLLVEAGPKILPVLPDHLIERATTSLEARGVTFLTGLPVTNVAGNEIDLKDGQKLVANTFVWTGGVQGNPLIGESGLEVNRGRATVDAHLQSTSHKDVFVAGDSAVVFAEDGRPYPPTAQIAWQMGELIGYNLYAALEGKAFEEFAPVNSGTLASLGRKDAVATIGASNTPLKGLPASLMKEASNVRYLSHIKGLFSLAY
- the tyrS gene encoding tyrosine--tRNA ligase, which gives rise to MNIIDELEWRGAVNQQTDEEGLRKLVEEKKISLYCGVDPTGDSMHIGHLIPFMMMKRFQLAGHHPVILIGGATGTIGDPSGRQSERQLQTLEVVQHNVDALTAQMKKLFDFGGNSEVKMVNNYDWTHEINIIEFLRDYGKNFSINSMLAKDIVASRLDTGISFTEFTYQILQAMDFHHLYTKEDVQLQIGGSDQWGNITSGLDLIRKLEGHEARVFGLTIPLLLKSDGTKFGKSAGGAVWLDPEKTTPFEFYQFWVNTDDRDVVKYLKYFTFLTKERIDELSVKVETEPHKREAQKVLAEEMTKFVHGEDAFSQAVKITAALFSGDIKSLTADEIEQGFKEMPTFESSKETKNIVEWLVDLGIEPSRRQAREDINNGAISMNGEKVTDVGTDVTVENSFDGRFIIIRKGKKNYSLVKLGE
- the murB gene encoding UDP-N-acetylmuramate dehydrogenase, with protein sequence MNMQEVYKYLSTVLPEGHVKKDEMLKNHTHIKVGGKADVFVAPTNYDEIQEVIKYANQYNIPVTFLGNGSNVIIKDGGLRGITVSLIHITGVTVTGTTIVAGCGAAIIDVSRIALEHALTGLEFACGIPGSVGGALYMNAGAYGGEVAYVLTEAVVMTGDGELCTLTKDEFEFGYRKSVFANNHYIILEAKFELEEGVREEIKEKMDDLTFKRESKQPLEYPSCGSVFKRPPNNFAGKLIQESGLQGKRIGGVEVSLKHAGFMVNVDNGTAQDYIDLIHFVQKTVEEKFGVKLEREVRIIGEDLQ
- a CDS encoding SET domain-containing protein codes for the protein MIEVKTSELSDGEFNRGVFATRDIKKGELIHSAPVISYPNEQHEHIEKTLLADYAFEYGVNHTAFLLGYGMLFNHSYKPNATYDIVFENHMFNFFAYKDIKAGEEILINYNGEVDDDELLWFDKEKEENEK
- a CDS encoding endonuclease/exonuclease/phosphatase family protein, with the protein product MKKFLKIVLIFILIIAGILGGFLAYMTLTKEQPANVLDVKVENNKERVLQPGNEFKVTTFNIGYAGLDKDQDFFMDGGKGSGSSSKEQTEVNLKKMLSFLQNENSDFTLLQEVDIKSHRSFDVNEHEFLKKGLPDYASSFGKNYDTKWVPVPVTKPMGYAEGGLSTFSKYTVQTATRFQLPGMEPWPKRLFDLDRAIVEHKIPVDNGKYVRLVNIHLSAYDEGGKIRKQQAEYLKEYMNKCYQNGDYVILGGDWNQLLSNVQLSDPKFVKERPEWLVELPKGFADGGFQWAVDPSVMTVRDDVKKYVEGENFVTIIDGFIVSPNVEIVNVQGKDLKFENSDHNPVSAVFKLK
- the crcB gene encoding fluoride efflux transporter CrcB; this encodes MKYIIVGIAGILGALSRYYLGFTIDTLWHHSLPLATLTINLIGCFLLALLTTYIARLNILSSEVITGIGTGFIGSFTTFSTFSVETVKLINYSELGIAFLYVLCSMLGGLIMSGLGYKLGDFLLQKHLEEGELS
- the crcB gene encoding fluoride efflux transporter CrcB, with the protein product MINALLVATGGFFGAITRFAISNWFKERNKTSFPIATFLINITGAFLLGYIIGKGITTSWQLLLGTGFMGAFTTFSTFKLESIQLFNRKNYRVLLLYLSTTYIIGITFAFLGMKLGGI
- a CDS encoding DUF3947 family protein, yielding MMNHYFYTERQVGPAITLAGAQGTIQAVHQAIQMQQQAQVEQMMQSQYMPYTQPPMQIVHYNVYPAGLFSIPYGATYFL
- a CDS encoding DUF3955 domain-containing protein, producing MKNKYLLAASPIFLGVLCIIMFNIIGSEVKLDGTLVEPFFLIPLAYLFVFTGIIAILFMAIFSMLQKKKAC
- the speG gene encoding spermidine N1-acetyltransferase, translated to MSQELKLRPLEREDLKFVHELNNNAHIMSYWFEEPYEAFVELQDLYDKHIHDQSERRFILEKDNEMVGLVELVEIDYIHRRTEFQIIIDPNYQGHGYAAEATRLAMDYAFSVLNMHKLYLVVDKENEKAVHVYKKVGFMVEGELLDEFFVDGNYHNAIRMCMFQKEYFRVK
- the psiE gene encoding phosphate-starvation-inducible protein PsiE gives rise to the protein MKSFNIDHVIASVLQWILNIALIILSIVLSIFLINETITFIQYIFSAKKYTSYKLVESIIVYFLYFEFIALIIKYFKSNYHFPLRYFIYIGITALIRLIIVSHEEPMETLLYAGSILVLVIALYISNMRDLRKE
- a CDS encoding nuclease-related domain-containing protein, whose protein sequence is MIVKERKMPVYLLQLDALLRRLPTHHPKRNMVAENLAKFMAGYKGEQAIEYPLSFLSETEYSILHDIRLFDQKHYFQIDTLIVSSRFLLFLEIKNIIGTLIFDAKFNQLIRIADGTSEEGFPDPILQLKRQEVQLRKWLSLHGLYNISIESLVVISSPRTIIKTSDEILPSKIIHGANLPNRIKQIENQYKEEAIGNTKGLINQIMNENFPQRQNILAQYKIKKEELLRGVQCEECFTMAMLKEKQGWRCSNCNSTSKHAHLRALQDYTLLIDMITTNSKLRDFLNMQSSSAVKRLLQTMNIPYTGENKGRIYDLTSFQ